One genomic window of Providencia hangzhouensis includes the following:
- a CDS encoding ROK family protein — MLHTLLNEFRTSKNSKTQKLKTLYRLILNHGPIRAETLTSLASMKPATCARLLDELGRNHLISTSELGESTGGRKPILYNINAADGYLVGIEMSDIYSTIVLQNLKLDILGMVKVKYEHLETAENMVDHLLNKLDILLAEHGLNVKSLLGIGIAIDHILERDKLPYHQYNSRIKELHDYISSKVPCFVLLGSGISFAAFAEYRLRYTSDSQRFLFTTCDTDIRSCTIINNQYAPAPISTAQAFGHTTIDINGQRCECGSFGCLKQYSSLSAIKSRVIQQLRLGKSSIINELVNNESEISYHTIFQALTLDDALCLEALGEAAYYYGIAIANAILTTQADVVVCGGTLTPKNHFFEMTKKSIEEKLSIFPHIKTRIYPANDSYEIVAQGAGGMVMEKYLAD; from the coding sequence TTGTTACATACACTATTAAATGAATTTCGCACCTCAAAAAATTCAAAAACACAAAAACTCAAAACGCTTTACCGGTTAATTTTAAACCATGGTCCCATTAGGGCAGAGACGTTGACATCACTGGCTAGCATGAAACCAGCAACTTGTGCTCGGTTACTCGACGAACTGGGGAGAAATCACTTAATTTCGACTTCTGAGCTCGGAGAGTCGACCGGTGGCCGCAAACCTATCCTCTATAATATCAATGCCGCTGATGGCTACCTAGTTGGCATTGAAATGAGTGATATATATTCGACGATAGTTTTACAGAACCTAAAGTTGGATATTTTAGGGATGGTAAAAGTCAAATATGAGCACCTAGAAACCGCAGAAAATATGGTGGATCATCTGCTCAATAAATTAGATATTTTATTAGCTGAACATGGACTTAACGTAAAAAGTTTGTTGGGTATAGGCATCGCCATCGACCATATATTAGAACGCGATAAACTGCCATATCATCAATATAACTCACGAATAAAAGAACTTCACGACTATATATCCAGTAAAGTCCCTTGCTTCGTATTACTCGGAAGTGGGATCAGTTTTGCGGCTTTTGCTGAGTATCGTTTACGCTATACCTCTGATAGCCAAAGGTTTTTATTTACAACCTGTGATACCGATATTCGCAGCTGTACCATCATCAACAATCAATACGCTCCAGCACCCATTAGCACCGCTCAAGCCTTTGGTCATACGACAATTGATATTAATGGTCAACGCTGCGAATGCGGGTCATTTGGCTGTTTAAAGCAATATAGTTCACTGTCTGCGATTAAGTCACGGGTGATCCAGCAACTCAGGTTGGGTAAAAGCTCAATAATCAATGAATTAGTTAATAATGAGTCTGAAATTAGCTACCATACTATTTTCCAAGCTCTCACATTGGACGATGCCCTGTGTCTCGAAGCACTTGGCGAGGCAGCCTATTATTATGGTATTGCCATCGCTAATGCGATTTTAACGACTCAAGCAGATGTGGTGGTGTGCGGCGGAACCCTAACACCTAAAAATCACTTTTTTGAGATGACCAAAAAGTCTATTGAAGAAAAACTCTCTATTTTTCCTCATATTAAGACACGTATTTACCCCGCCAATGATTCATACGAAATTGTTGCTCAAGGCGCTGGTGGAATGGTCATGGAGAAATACCTTGCTGATTAA